CACCATTATACCGCAGATGCAAGAAGCAGCATACGGGGGTTGCAAAGGGCAAGGGAGTAAGGATGTTCTCAATTAGAGTTATGAATTTCAGTTGATAAGATGGTGGGATGGCTCACACAGAGACTTGGGAGGGTTGGCCATGGGAGCTCTTTAATGATTTGCTACTACATTCCCATATAATTTGAGTATCAACAAGTTTCCAAcacaaatatttaaaaattatttagtTTAGGATGAGGAAGCCATTCCTTCTCTCCCATGCTATGAAATCACTCCTCATGATAATGACAGTagtaataataagggaaaaattCATTTGAATGCTCCAACTTTGATAAGTTTATCAAAACCATCCATCTAATTGTGTTTCATGGAACAAATATGTAGCAATTCTGTTCGTTGTATACATAGTACATGACTTTGATtagtcacatgtcaagtttcagagTCTTATTGAATCAAATACCATCTCATGTATTGGCAAACATCTCCATAAATGTCCGTGCATGCTTAGTTTCCAAGTCTTAAATTTTCAAAACTCTATCTCACCCCTTAGCAAACTTTATTTGAACTGAAATTTTACAATGAATAAGGGACCTTGAACTCCatttatccacaaaatttggaccCTTTCTCATGCCCTGCTTGACAGATGTTTGGAACAATTTAATATTCTTATCAAGGCAAGTCATTCTGAAAATTTTGCCCTAATAATAATTTGTCCTAATTGTATTACTTATTATGCTGATGATAAATTTAATTTAACAAGCATTTTTAagtttaaaaccccaaaatccctCTAAGAATTTTTGAGAATGTacaaacaagagaagaaaatggtCAAAACACTTACAATGCTCATGATTGACAAACACTTATctcctctttcctttcctttctttgtcaCATATGATGATGGACCAGGGTTTTAGAAATCGGTAGTGGACAGGTACTATACTTAGCCAATAACAAGATAATGACTGGtgataaaatggtcaaaatccATTATAGTATCAATATCTTTGAGGGTAAAAACGTTCAATATATATCGATATTGATACTGATTTAAAACTGGTCAATACCCGATGGATTGGGGTCCTTTGTAGCGCGGAAATTGCCCAGAGAGTGCCCAATGAAGATCTAATAGCTGGGCTAGTTGGGTGGGATTTGGCTCTTCTCCATTGAGTGGAGAGCGTAATGAGGCATCTGATGGTTAGGTTGTACCGCACACATCCCAACGATTGATTAGGCGTGCATTGAGATGTGTACAATATAGCCCAATCATCACATGCCTCATTGGGCTCTCCACTGAGTGGAGAGGAGGCCAATCCAGTTGGATGTGTTGATGGGGGCATATGCCAGGATGTGTGCCAGCCAGCCCAGACGTTGTTGGATGTCTTATTAAGCACTCATTGTGCAATCTCCATTGAAAAGGATTCGAATCCATACCCGATGCCTGAACTAAAACCAACTGATGGATATACTATTTTGAGGTCGTATGTTGTACGCTGTATCATCACCAAGCACTAGAAATGACAGAATCGGTGCCGTCCATTGAGATGTCAGTGAACGGGGTCACTAGCCCACTTACCGACGGCGAGGATCACACAAAACTCGTTGATCTCAGACTCCCAGGACCATTGTGTTTTGTTCTGATGGGATTGTGACTTATGAAGGGACACTCCTCTGAGGCGTATAACAAAACTAAAATAGCAAAATCCAACCCATTTAGGGTGCTGACTCGGAGATGTAACTCGGCCGAATCGATCTCCAAGGAAGATGAGACCGTTCAAGGTTTCCAACACCTACAGGCAACCCACCATTCCAATTCTTGTTTGCGCTGCagttttattttctctccttgTTCTAGCCATTCAATCCTCTTCATTCACTGGTAAGAGATATGGCTGACagacaatttctctttttactCTTCCCTTTTCAGGTTATCGCCAAATTTTTAGATCTCCTGAGCTGTATTCGTTCGTTCGCTTTGGTTGCAGGAAACCGGAACTCCGATCTCTACCGGGAAGAAGTTCGAATTTTATCTGATTTTCAGTCCAGTGTTCAGCAATGCGTGGTCAGTTTTCAATTTTTGAGTTTCGTAAGCTGCTTTTGGTTGTTTGTTCCCCTTGAATATGGAACCTTTGATTAATACTTTTTATGGATCTTTAAATGTTCTTCGATCCATCGTTAAAAATGAAGCGATGCATATCCACATACCATAGTTTTCTTATTACTATTGTGTTTGTTTGAGTTTTCATTCTTATGTACGCTTAAATAAGCTTTCAGTGTTTGTTTAGACTTTAGACCACGAAGAGTTGTTTGAGCTTACGGTAAGACTTCAGTTCATTCGGCGTTTATGACTTTTATTGTTGAACtgaattttttaatgaatttatgATTAGGAATTTGAGCTCTTTAATGTCTGTCTCCACTGGTTACAAAAGGAATGTCTCGCGGATCTGAGACTCAAAATAACTTGAAGGATCGTATTATGTCTCGGGGTTCCCCAACCCTGCGCCCGGGCTCTTCTGCATTCATCTTACACGGCTGCTTATGGAAATATGATTTGTTGTATTATTTCCGGTCATTTCATTTTAAGCTAATTTTACTCCCAGTTTAGTCTTGGTGTTACAATTTTATTGGAGAAGAAATGATCTGGGTGTTCCCTATACTACTGGGGGGACCCTTGTACGAGTGAACAAACTGTTATGCCTTGTTTGACTGGTTCCCATGACAATTGGAATTTACTTGACAATACTGGAAAAACTTCCATTGGAAAATTGAATTATATACATTTCAATTTTTCAAAGCTTTAACAAGCTTTACTTATTTTTCTACACTGGTTTAGTATTTCATTAAAATTATATGATTTAGGGCCCTGGGGTGGATAGGTTTCATTTGCCATTGTTTTTCCATTGAAAGACTTTTGCGATGTGTAAGTTGCATGAAATCCATGGtatttaattgtttttatttattttatggtaAGTAATGCTGTAATGCTATAGTTTTAAGAAGCACAGAATTGGAAACATAAAAGATTTCCTGATTGTAAATCACTGAATAGAAaagaatagaatagaatagaatagagtaggacctatcaaaaaaataCAGTGTTTATGTCAACAAGTTTGATGTTTACTTTATGGAGTTATACTCTTCCCATGTCTTCCAAGGGTAATGAAATTTATACATGCACATTTGGCATACATATGTGAGTGTTCAAAGTGACTGTGGGTGTGAACAAAGTCTTGTCTTGTTACAGCCTTCCTGTAATGCCGTAGAAGTGCAATTCACTGATTGTGTTCTCAGATCTGTTCTTCAGCTTTGCATTTTAATACGTACTAACTTGGAAATTGGGAGTAGGCAAACAGAGGTCTTGGACTGACTGCACACATCATTGACCACTGTAAATTGATCCTTAAATTTCCTGAAGGCACCAACAGCACTTGGGTGAGGCATTTCTCTGAACCTCTATTTTACTGCCTTGTTGTACACCTGCTATTGAAGTTAGAATATGCTTATAACCTGTCCCATCTTTGCCCACAGTACAATGAGCAGTTTAAAATTTATGAACCCTTGGAGTACCATTATGATGTTTGTGAAGCAATTCTACTATGGGAACAGGTGAGATTTAATAATATCTATTCCAGTAGTTTGTTACTTAATGTATTACTACTAAAACAGTTGGAATGCAGTACCGTAACATGACTACAGTTTTGACAAGAGAATATCTAGATGCACGACCAGACGGATGGCTAGAGTATGCAGCAAAAAGAATTGCTCAGTTGTATGATACTGATACATCCATCTTATCTGTTTCATTTTCCCCCTCGAATTAACAAGTAGTCTTCTGGATTGCCTTGTAACTATCttatttttgttggctgcagGGGAGCAGATAAATGTTACAACCGTTCTCTTTGTGAGGAGCATCTCAATTTGATTTTACCAGCAAAGCCCCCATTTCATCCTCGCCAGTTTCAGACATGTGCAGTTGTTGGGAACTCTGGGGATCTTTTGAAGACAGAATTTGGACAGGAGATTGATAGGCACGATGCAGTTATACGAGACAATGAAGCTCCTGTTAATGAGGTAAACCTTAAGTGTTATTATGATTTTCTAGTTTCATCTATtaacatctttttcttcttttcttttctttctttttttttgggggggggggttgtttggTCTCACCCAGCTCGCCTTAGTTTGTTGGGTCCCATTCAACTTTTGAAGATTTTTCACGTGATTTATTCGGATGACCAAATAAACAAGACTAGCATTATGTGCCTCCCAGGCAAAATTTGTTCATTCAGTGCCTTGTACCTGCTAAATCGTTGGTAGATTCTAATTTAGTTACTGTTAACTACTTCTAGACTTCTAGTAAGGATTTTGGGTCGAACaataagaacaacaacaactcaaagccttgtcccaactaaatggggtcggctccAACTATAAGAACAACATTTCCAATATATCAGTCTTCACCTAAAAATGTAACTTTTCTCTTTGATCCTTCTGTATGGCAATAATATAGTGATTGAAGAGCTGTTGCTCAGCTGCTTCGCACATTATGAAATCTAATTCCTTGGATTTTGCTATATATTTGACTTATGGGGATTTCTCATGAGTAATTGTTAGCTTATCATTTTCTCCTTCACCTGAATGATTTTGTCAGAAGTTACAACAGCATGCACTAATCTTTTCCTTGTGTAAATTGCAGAAATATGCCAAGTATGTTGGTCTGAAAAGGGACTTCCGCCTTGTAGTAAGGGGTGCTGCTCGTAACATGGTAGCTATTCTCAATGGATCTGGTGAGCTTGAATCTTATTTTATTCTAAATTTGTAATTCTATCATCAGTCTTCTGTGGCTTCTGCTCGTGACTCTGGATGTCATTTATGATTGCTGTTTCACAGCTAACCatgtctccccccccccccctcctcacTTGATCAAACTTACACTGCTAAATTTCTTCTGCAGATGATGAAGTACTTATTATTAAAAGTGTGACACATAGAGACTTCAATGCAATGATAAAGGTAAAGATTACATTAGTATGCTTGCATGCATAGTGTTTCCTGATGACTCGATTATGGGGAAATCAAGGCTGCTTTTCGTATTACTTCTGATTTTCTGATGTGATTCTTCTGGGAAGCACTTTTGATTCTCCTAGGTGATTATTCTTTGAACAAATACATATTGTTAATGATGCCCAGGAAAATGAGAAAATGATTTTCAGAATTGAATAGTGAAATTTTTTAGCTTAAAAAAAACCACTCCAGAAGTGCACAAATCAAATAGTCATTCTGGAGAATCAAATCTGTGCCTCGCATGGCGGTCAAAATCGCTCAAGAGAATTAATACCAAAATGCGAATCCATTAGGTAGACTATAAAGACGGTCTACTAAAAGAATGTGATCAGTGGTTAAGATAATCCAACTCGACTAGTATTTGACCTTACATTTAGGGGGATCACAAAACTTCTTCATACGTTTCATTTTTACTGTTACGCAAATGATGGACTTCTTTTGTTTGACATTCCGGGTACCGTAAATAGCCAAATACTTGTACTATGCTACCATGTAGTTCTTCGTGTTTGAATACTAGATATGTGTAAGTTTAGTTCATTTTCTTGATACTTAGGGTCTTGATCCAGCTGTAGCTAACAGGTTTATAATGTACAATGCAGAATATTCCAAATCCAGTTTATCTTTTCCAAGGTATTGTGCTACGAAGAGGTGCTAAAGGAACTGGAATGAAATCTATTGAACTTGCACTTTCTATGTGTGACATTGTTGACATATATGGTTTCACGGTTGATCCTGGTTACACGGAATGGTCAGTCAAACCCCATAAATGTTTCTTTTGTCTGCATGCTTCGTTCTTATTCATATAAGTCTATATTTTTTTGCTATTGCCTGCTGGAAAATTTTCTCCCATCACAAGCTGTGGTCTTTTCGTAATGGAAGCTGCTTTTCCTATTCTGACCGTTGGATAAGTAGGTTTTTTGGATTGACCATGTGTAAAGATCCTCGTGTATCTTCACCtgtccaaaaaaattaaaaaatgatagACTTCTAAAACAAATTCATCTGACTTGTGGCAAAGTCCAAGTGGACTGAAACCTGATGCATGGGAGGAGATTGATGTGGACGGTATGTCCAGTACTCAGTTTGAATCCCAACCAATCTGCCACATTGTATAAACGAAGGATCGGGAGAGAGGATCTCTGCATGGCCCATGTAGAGGGCCTTCTCCCGTACTATTTTGTATTGTGTCGCTGGCTGAAGAACCTCTCATCTTTAGCTGACGATCAGGCAAATACTTTCGCTCTCCgcgggggggtgggggggttggTTGGAGATTCTGTTAGAAAGAATCAATTAGTTCCTGTTCTGTGTTAGTTCTTTTCAAGTTTAAACAATATTCATTGTTGCTTTTATCTATCTAGGATTTCACCAACCATTTTGCATCAGTTGCTTATTCTTTTCGTCAtcaattattatttaaaatCCTTTTTTCTCTGATGGaaccaattcccaaaaaatccATGTGTCTTTTAATGAATATTAGCacagagaaaacaaaagaaattctCTCCCCCGTTTTCCCCCTAAATCGATCGTCAGCGACTACTTTTCATTCAGGACCTTTACACCCCAGTAAAAAGCTTCAGTATGATTTGGTAACAGCTTCTGGCCAACTCCTGCATAAACCTAGGACACAGGTGCTGGGAGTACAAACTACACTGTAAATAATTCTTCTGTTCattaataaattattaaaaaaaaaaaaaacactgctGAATTGGTTGGATGGCCTGTGGCCACCTTACTGTACTGTAGGAGTTTGATTTTCCTAGTTTAGGTAACAAACTTGTTTATACTGTTTCCTTTGCCTCTAGTTCTCACCATACCAGCTCTAAGTGTGCATTAAATCCTACCTGagtctatgtgtgtgtgtgcatctGGCAGGACTCGCTACTTCTCGACACCAAGAAAAGGGCACAACCCActacaaggaagggcatattaTCAACTCCTAGAGTGCCTTGGCGTAAGACCATATACAGTCATCTTGATTTTCTGCAGTCATGCTTTCATGCACCACATATATGTATACATGGTTCAGTGAGGTGATACTTGCAGGTTATCAGGATCCATTCTCCTATGAGAGCCGAAAGAACACAGGATTGGTCAGATGTTCCAAGTAAAGAAACAATACGGAAAGCCCATGCAGTAGCCCTGCGCTTGAAGAGAAGTCAAGCTGGTCAGGCTGGAGGGTTAGGACCATTTGGTAGCTGTAAGGTGTGGGGCAATGTGGGACCAAGCAACAGTGGGCCCATTTCAGGATCTCCAGATATGAGCGACATACGTAAGAATTCAAAATACAGTAAGTGGGAAGTCCTTCCATTTGAAAGTCTAAGAAAGGAAGCACAGGAGCACTTTATTCAAATGGGAGGTGTCTCTTTATATAAAATGGATGGCAATAAATTGGATGATCTGGTCTGCGTAAAGCGCTCTTTAAAATCGGAGGTATAGGAGGTGAAGGTATGGGTGATCACTTTTTGTATACCACCAGTTGTAATGTCCTTACTATAGCTTGTACTTGGCATTTTAATCAGGGAGGAAGGTTCCCTCAGACTGGGATCGGCATGCTTCAGTATGGGTCAGCTTTCTCTCTCTggctctcctctctctcccttctcccaaGCAACTGGGCTTGGTTGGAAGGTGATTTGATCTCTGTCCAGAATCCAGATTATGAATTACTTCTACGAGCTGATTTTTGCCCAGATTATTTGAGATATAGAGCATTTGGACAGGCCATCACCTTGTAGTTTATCCTCAATCATCATCAATGAAATGTTTGGCAAACACCGAGTCATCAATGGTATGTGAGGTTTGTAGAAGTTTCATGAAATTGATACCTCTCTGTTAACGTTTTCCATTTTTATGCCAACTCTGTTAACAATCGGGTCCAGCATCTCTTATCGGTTATAGATCTGAGAAAAtagggccaaaaaaaaaaaaattgtcagtGAAAGCAGCTTGGGTGGAGCCAATGTGGGAtgattatcctctccaattcttaaagtgtggcagtgcgatagtactaggtggagatgtcgacacttgACAGCTGacgcatccaacggtccgatCTCATTGATGTGGATCGT
The nucleotide sequence above comes from Telopea speciosissima isolate NSW1024214 ecotype Mountain lineage chromosome 3, Tspe_v1, whole genome shotgun sequence. Encoded proteins:
- the LOC122656747 gene encoding sialyltransferase-like protein 1, coding for MRPFKVSNTYRQPTIPILVCAAVLFSLLVLAIQSSSFTGNRNSDLYREEVRILSDFQSSVQQCVANRGLGLTAHIIDHCKLILKFPEGTNSTWYNEQFKIYEPLEYHYDVCEAILLWEQYRNMTTVLTREYLDARPDGWLEYAAKRIAQLGADKCYNRSLCEEHLNLILPAKPPFHPRQFQTCAVVGNSGDLLKTEFGQEIDRHDAVIRDNEAPVNEKYAKYVGLKRDFRLVVRGAARNMVAILNGSDDEVLIIKSVTHRDFNAMIKNIPNPVYLFQGIVLRRGAKGTGMKSIELALSMCDIVDIYGFTVDPGYTEWTRYFSTPRKGHNPLQGRAYYQLLECLGVIRIHSPMRAERTQDWSDVPSKETIRKAHAVALRLKRSQAGQAGGLGPFGSCKVWGNVGPSNSGPISGSPDMSDIRKNSKYSKWEVLPFESLRKEAQEHFIQMGGVSLYKMDGNKLDDLVCVKRSLKSEV